The nucleotide window ATGGTTAGCGATATGATGGCGGTAAACAGAATCCCTTTGGATAAATTAGAGCAGTCAAAAACACTTAACACCTGGCGGACCGATGCTTATCGAGAAATTAATACGAAAATTGCTAGTTTTCGAAGTGCGATGGAGGATTTACGGCTTGAGGGGACATTTACTTCTGCTCAAAAGGTGAGTTCAAGCAGTTCTAGTATAGATGTTTCAATGTCAACAAAATCGACACTACTAAACTTTACGATTTCGAAAGCAGATTTGGCGATCCCTGCACGAGGGAGTTCGGTAAGTTTTGCAACTGGAATAGCCAGTGGATCAGCAAAATTAGTTGAGGATGGATCTGATACAAATAAATTAAGCTTCACATTAAATGGGACTGACATCGCTATACCTGAAACGAGCACTTTTGATGAGGCGATAAAAATCATTAATTCTTTTAGTGATAAAACCAAGGTGATAGCCTCCAATGTTGGCGGCTCGTTAGTTTTTAATACGACTGAAACAGGTTCAGATAAAACGATAGCGATTACCGGTTCAAATGATAAAGCAAAATCTTTATTAAATATTGCAGATGGCACCACTACAAATGGGGCTAATGCAGTGCCTGGTGAAGTGATCATTAACGGGACGACCATTAAGGTAGCGGACAATACATTTATTTATGACGGTGTCCAAATCAATCTTAAACAAGCAATTCCCGACGGAAGCAATGTCGCCGTTAAAGTAGTCCCGGATACGGATAAGATTTTTGATAAAATGAAAACCTTTGTGGAGAAATATAATGATTTAATCAAAGATTTAAATGACAAGCTTGGTGAAACAAAAAATCGTAAGTATCCACCATTAACAGCCGCCCAAAAGAAGGAAATGAAAGAAGATGATATAAAGCTGTGGGAGGAAAAAGCGAAAAGTGGGATGTTGGCAAATGATCCTACGATTAGGCAATTCTTGACTCAAATCCGGACAAGTATTAATGAGGCAGTACAGGGAGTTACCGGGACTGTAGGCTCATTGAAGGATATTGGCATTACCACAAGTACAAATTACAGGGATAATGGGAAATTAACATTAGATGAAACAAAGTTAAAATCGATGCTGTCCACAAATTTGACTGATATTCAAAAATTGTTTGCCAGCAAGTTTGATACCGGTGTGCCAAGTGACAATACCATCACCAGTTCAGAAAAATATTCAAAAAGCGGTTTGGCAGTAAGGGTATACGATCGAATTGGTGATATTATTGATAAATTAAAGGTAATTGCCGGTGCGCCAGGGACGGTTTCTGTTAATAGTAATCTGGCCAAAGAAGCAGCAACGATTGATAAGAATATGGCCAAGGTGCAAGATCGACTAGCAACTCAAGAACAGAATTTATGGAAGAAATTTAATGCAATGGAAGAGGCATTACAAAGATTAAATTCTCAAAGTTCGTGGCTATATCAGCAATTGGGGCAATAAACAATATAAATCAAAAAGGTAATCTGGATAATATTCAGATTACCTTTTTGATTAGGAAAATAATTTCTTCAAAATACTAAACTATCTTTATGACTTTCCGATAAAAATAATATCAAGAAATTGTGGTTGTCTTTTATAAATAATACATAAATAATTTTGATAAAACTACTAAATTTATTTTTGGATTATCCGATAATTAAATTAAGGGATTTGTGATGGTAGTTTTGGGTATATGGTTGAAAGCTTCTGACAAATTTCTTGGTGTAAAAATGGAAAGGGGTGGCGCAGCAAGGTGTTGATTGTAGGCAGGGAAGTTGGACAATCGGTGATTATTGATAATGAAATCAAAGTGACTGTTCTTCAATACGGTTCAAAGTTCAAGCTTGCTGTTGATGCTCCAAACTACGTTAGGATTTCGTCAATAAGTCAAAATCCAAACAAACAGGGCTGGCCTAAAAAGACGGATCGAAAAATAGGTCAAACGGTGCAAATTGGTGATCATGTGAAGATTGCCATGATTCAAACACAATCGGGCCTGTTGCGATTCGCAATTGATGCTCCAAAAGAAATTAGTGTATTTCGCGAAGAAATATACAAAAAACAAGCGAAAGAACTTATTAGTTAATCAAACTTTAAGAATGGATGAATAATAGTTTCTTAGCAAATTCATTTTGATAATAAACCCATCCGGGAATTATTATATAAACTTTGCGGAAAAAACTTCTGCAAAACAAAATAATTAAACAATAACTAGGAGGTTTTCACAAATGCAAATTAATCACAATATTGCAGCACTTAACACTTACAATAAGTTAAACGCTGCATCGAATGCACAACAAAAATCAATGCAAAAACTATCTTCAGGACTAAGGATAAATAGTGCTGCAGATGATGCTGCAGGCTTAGCAATTTCTGAAAAAATGCGTGGACAGATTCGCGGACTAGATATGGCTTCTAAGAATGCACAGGACGGTGTGAGTTTATTGCAAACGGCCGAGGGTGCCTTAAATGAAACTCAAGATATATTACAACGTATGCGTGAATTAGCAGTTCAAGGATCGAATGATACCTCTACAGATTCAGACCGTACAGAAATTCAAAAAGAGGTTTCTCAATTGAAGGATGAAATTGATAGAATCTCTGGTACAACAGAATTTAACACAAAGAAATTACTAAATGGTGATTTAGAGGCAGGAAGTGCAACAGCTAAAGCAACAAAGTTAGACTCAGTAGCTTTAAAAACTTCTGCTACACAGGGTACTTCTATTGGAGCAAATGCACTTGCAGCTAGTACTACAATTACAACTGGAACAAATGACCAGTTAAATATTAATGTGGATGGTGCCGGAGCAAACGAAATTACATTATCAGCAGGCACATATACAGCTCAAGGGTTAGTAGATGAAATAAATGATCAAATTGGGAAAACAGGTGCATTGGCGGGAAAAGTAACCGCTGAGTTAACATCAGACGGAAAACTTTCATTCGTATCGGCAACAACTGGTGCAAGTAGTAGTGTGGCAATTACTGCGGGAACAAAAGATGCTTTAGTAGCAAGCACCATTAACTATGGTACACCAGTTGCTGCAAACGGAACTGCATCAGCAAATACCTCAACAGGTTCAACGACCTTAGTTTCCTTAGCTGATTCTAATGGAAATAACCTTGGGATTAAAGCAGGCAATCAAATTAATGTTAGTGTTATTGTTGGTGGTAAAGAAAAAACCGCATCATTGGCTGTAACTAGCACCACAGATTTAGATGATTTAGCAACATCTATTCGTGATACTATCGGTGGAACTGCACAAGTTTCTATTAGTAATAATAAATTACAAATTACTGGTCAATTAGGTGAATCTTTCGAAATATCTAACTTGAATCTTTCTGTACAAAAATCTTCAACAGATAAAACAGAAGTAGCAGATAATTTTACAAATAAATTAAGTTCATATAAAGAAACTCAAACAGCAAAAGATATTAAAGATGATGGTTCTCTATCATTCCATATTGGTGCTAATCAAGATCAAACAATGAAGGTAGATATTAATGAAATGAGTGTTCAGTCACTGGCATTATCTTCGGTAGATCTCTCTACTCAGCAAGGTGCTGAAACTGCAACAACTGTTATTCAAAATGCATTAGATAAAGTTTCCGCAGAACGTTCAAAACTCGGTGCATTCCAAAACCGATTAGATCACTCGATTAACAATTTAGGAACTTCTTCTGAAAACTTAACTGCTGCGGAATCTCGTATCCGAGACGTAGATTATGCTTTAGCTGCCTAAGCAGTGACAAGCACAGTCGTCCTAGCTGGTAACGGCTAGAGATCATTATCGGGTGAATTGCTGGAAAACCCTTAGAGCTTTTCTTACCACAACGTAGTTGAAAACGACAAGCGTGATGGTTTGATAAAAGAAAAGATTGGGCAATCAGCAGCCAAG belongs to Neobacillus sp. OS1-2 and includes:
- the fliD gene encoding flagellar filament capping protein FliD — encoded protein: MVSVNLTTHVSGLASGMDTEKMVSDMMAVNRIPLDKLEQSKTLNTWRTDAYREINTKIASFRSAMEDLRLEGTFTSAQKVSSSSSSIDVSMSTKSTLLNFTISKADLAIPARGSSVSFATGIASGSAKLVEDGSDTNKLSFTLNGTDIAIPETSTFDEAIKIINSFSDKTKVIASNVGGSLVFNTTETGSDKTIAITGSNDKAKSLLNIADGTTTNGANAVPGEVIINGTTIKVADNTFIYDGVQINLKQAIPDGSNVAVKVVPDTDKIFDKMKTFVEKYNDLIKDLNDKLGETKNRKYPPLTAAQKKEMKEDDIKLWEEKAKSGMLANDPTIRQFLTQIRTSINEAVQGVTGTVGSLKDIGITTSTNYRDNGKLTLDETKLKSMLSTNLTDIQKLFASKFDTGVPSDNTITSSEKYSKSGLAVRVYDRIGDIIDKLKVIAGAPGTVSVNSNLAKEAATIDKNMAKVQDRLATQEQNLWKKFNAMEEALQRLNSQSSWLYQQLGQ
- a CDS encoding carbon storage regulator, which produces MLIVGREVGQSVIIDNEIKVTVLQYGSKFKLAVDAPNYVRISSISQNPNKQGWPKKTDRKIGQTVQIGDHVKIAMIQTQSGLLRFAIDAPKEISVFREEIYKKQAKELIS
- a CDS encoding flagellin — protein: MQINHNIAALNTYNKLNAASNAQQKSMQKLSSGLRINSAADDAAGLAISEKMRGQIRGLDMASKNAQDGVSLLQTAEGALNETQDILQRMRELAVQGSNDTSTDSDRTEIQKEVSQLKDEIDRISGTTEFNTKKLLNGDLEAGSATAKATKLDSVALKTSATQGTSIGANALAASTTITTGTNDQLNINVDGAGANEITLSAGTYTAQGLVDEINDQIGKTGALAGKVTAELTSDGKLSFVSATTGASSSVAITAGTKDALVASTINYGTPVAANGTASANTSTGSTTLVSLADSNGNNLGIKAGNQINVSVIVGGKEKTASLAVTSTTDLDDLATSIRDTIGGTAQVSISNNKLQITGQLGESFEISNLNLSVQKSSTDKTEVADNFTNKLSSYKETQTAKDIKDDGSLSFHIGANQDQTMKVDINEMSVQSLALSSVDLSTQQGAETATTVIQNALDKVSAERSKLGAFQNRLDHSINNLGTSSENLTAAESRIRDVDYALAA